CGACGTTGTATCGGACAACGACAGTTTTCAGCGTTTCAAGCGAAGGAGGATGACGGGTATGCAGGACAATCAGCGTCGCATGTACGAGCTGGAGTACCCGGCACCGGAGGTGGCGTCGGGTCAGCACACAGGTCCCACGCTCATCGTCGCTCTGCAGGGGTACGCGGACGCCGGCCATGCGGTGGAGGCCAGCGCGGACCATCTTCTGGCCGCGCTCGACTCCCGGTCGGTCGCGTCCTTCAACAACGACGAACTCATCGACTACCGTTCGCGCCGCCCCACGGTGACCATGGACAACCACCAGCTCACCGGGATCGAGGACCTCAGCCTCGGGATCCGGGTGCTGCGGGACACGAAGGGCAAGTCCTTCCTGCTGCTGTCCGGCCCCGAGCCGGACCTGCGGTGGGAGGCGTTCACCGAGGCGGTGGCGGATCTGGCCGAGAAGTTCGAGGTCGACCGCACCATCTGCCTGTATTCGGCGCCGATGGCGGTCCCCCACACCCGGCCGCTCGTCGTCTCGGCGCACGGGAACTCGGTGGAGATGGTGCGCGACATGTTCACCTATGACGCGAAGGTCATCATGCCCGGTTCGGCGTCGATGATGATCGAGCGCGCGCTGCACAAGCGAGGCCTCAACGTCGCCGGCTACACTGCACACGTGCCGCACTATCTCGCGGCGTCGCCGTACCCGGCCGCCACGCATGAGCTTCTCGACGCCGTGGCACGCACCTCCGACCTTGCCCTGCCGCTGCGCAGCCTCGAGCAGGACAGCGTGCGCGTCACCGCGCAGCTGACGGAACAGGTGGAGGACTCCGCCGAGATCCAGCACGTGGTGCATCAGCTGGAGCAGCAGTACGACGAGGAACTGGAGCGTTACCGCAACGCCCATCCGAAGGCGATGCTGCCCGGGGAGCAGGACATGCCCACCGGTGATGAGATCGGTGAGGAGTTCGAGCGCTTCCTGGCCACCCTCGACGAGCAGGACAACGGGCCTGATCTGCCGGACGACGACGAGTAGCCGCTACGTTGGAGGGTGTGAATCTCGCCCAGATGCTGCCCGACCTGACCGACGTCCCCGAAAGCCTCCTGGATGAAAGCATTTTCGACAGCTTTCTCAGTTGGGTTCGGGGACGAGGCATTGAGCTCTACCCCGCCCAGGAGGAGGCGGCCCTGGGGATCCTGGCCGGGGACAACGTCATCCTGGCCACCCCCACCGGCTCCGGCAAGTCCATGGTGGCCAACGCCGCCCACTTCATCGCCATGGCCCGAGGTCAGCGCTCCTTCTACACCGCTCCGATCAAGGCGCTGGTGAGCGAGAAGTTCTTCGCCCTGTGCGAGATCTTCGGCCCGGAGAACGTCGGCATGATGACCGGCGATGCCACCGTCAACGGCCGCGCCCCCATCATCGCCGCCACCGCGGAGATCGTGGCCAACATCGCGCTGCGCGACGGCAGGGACGCGGACATCGACCAGGTGGTCATGGACGAATTCCACTACTACTCCGATCCGGAACGCGGCTGGGCGTGGCAGGTGCCGCTGCTCGAGCTGCCGCAGGCCCAGTTCCTGCTCATGTCCGCCACCCTCGGCGACACGACCTTCCTCCAGGAGGATCTCACCCGACGCACCGGGCGGACCACCTCGCTGGTCGCGGGGTCCACCCGCCCGGTGCCGTTGGAGTTCTCCTACGTCTACACCCCCGTCCACGAGACGATCGAGGAACTGCTCAAGGACGGCAAGGCCCCGATCTACGTGGTCCACTTCTCCCAACGGGAGGCCACCGAACGAGCGCAGGCGCTGACGTCACTGAAGATCATCGACGACGAGACGAAGGAGAAGATCGTCGCCGAGATCGGTGACTTCAAGTTCACCACCACCTACGGCAGAACGTTGTCGAAGCTGCTGCGTCGCGGCATCGGCGTCCACCACGCCGGCATGCTGCCCAAGTACCGCCGCCTTGTCGAGCGTCTCTCCCAGACCGGCCTGCTCAAGGTCATCTGCGGCACCGACACCCTCGGCGTGGGCATCAACGTGCCCATCCGCACCGTCCTGTTCACCGGCCTGGCCAAGTACGACGGGGTGAAGCAGCGCATCCTCAAGTCGCGGGAGTTCCACCAGATCGCCGGCCGCGCGGGACGGGCGGGATACGACACCGAGGGCACCGTGGTCATCGAGGCCCCGGAGCACGAGATCGAGAACTGGCGGCTGCGCCAGCGGGCCGGCACCGACGAGAAGAAGCTGAAGAAGCTGCGCAAGAAGTCCGCCCGCGAAGGCGAGGTCACCTGGTCGGAGAAGACCTTCGAACGCCTCACCACCGCCGAACCCGAGCCGATGGTCTCCCAGTTCCGGGTGTCCAACTCCATGCTCATCAACGTCATCGCCCGCCCCGGCAACGGCTACGAGCACCTGAAGAACCTGCTGCGCGGCAACCACGATACCCGCGCCAAGCAGAACCGTGACATCCTCACCGCCCTGGAGCTGTTCCGGGGTCTGGTCAACGCGGGCATTGTGGTCAAGGCCGCCGACGGGGTCGACAGCGAGGGCCGCCCGTACCACCTCACCGAGGAACTGCAGCGCGACTTCGCCCTCAACCAGCCCCTGTCCCCCTTCGCGCTGGCCGCGGTGACGCTGCTCGACCGGGAGGCGGAGTCCTACACCCACGACGTCATCTCCACCTATGAGGCGATCCTCGATGATCCCCGCCAGGTGCTCGTCGCCCAGCAGAAGGCCGCGCGCGGCGAGGAGATCGCCGCCCTCAAGGCCGAGGGCGTCGACTACACCGAACGTATGGCCATCATCGAGGACGTCACCTGGCCGAAACCCCTGGCCGAGGAACTCGAGGACGCCTTCGACACCTTCGCCGAGGGCCACCCCTGGGTCCGCGAGTTCGAACTCTCCCCGAAGTCCGTCGTCCGCGACATGATCGAGCACGCGATGACGTTCTCCGACCTCATCGCCACCTACGGTCTCGCCCGATCCGAGGGCGTCGTTCTGCGGTACCTCACCGATGCGTGGCGCACGCTGCGCCAGTCCGTCCCGCAGGAGGCGATGACGGATCAGCTTGACGACGTCGTCGAATGGCTCGGCGAGCTCATCAAACAGGTGGACTCCTCCCTCGTCGACGAGTGGGCCCACATGTCCGACGACGAGACCCCCATCTCCAAGGAGGCCCTCGAACGCGAGCTCGCCTTCGGCGTGGAGGACCCCTCGGCGCTCACCTCCAACCGCCGTGCATTCACCATCATGGTGCGCAACCTCATGTGGCGGTTCGTCGAACTGTTCGCCTACGAGAAGGAGGACGACCTCGCCCGCCTCACCGAGTACCTCGAGCGTGACGACAGGCCCGATTTCGGCGCCGCGATGGACGACTACTTCGACGAATACGCCGACCTGGACACCGGCATGGACGCCCGCTCCACGGAGTACTTCCATCTCACCCAGGA
Above is a window of Corynebacterium suedekumii DNA encoding:
- a CDS encoding DEAD/DEAH box helicase, which encodes MLPDLTDVPESLLDESIFDSFLSWVRGRGIELYPAQEEAALGILAGDNVILATPTGSGKSMVANAAHFIAMARGQRSFYTAPIKALVSEKFFALCEIFGPENVGMMTGDATVNGRAPIIAATAEIVANIALRDGRDADIDQVVMDEFHYYSDPERGWAWQVPLLELPQAQFLLMSATLGDTTFLQEDLTRRTGRTTSLVAGSTRPVPLEFSYVYTPVHETIEELLKDGKAPIYVVHFSQREATERAQALTSLKIIDDETKEKIVAEIGDFKFTTTYGRTLSKLLRRGIGVHHAGMLPKYRRLVERLSQTGLLKVICGTDTLGVGINVPIRTVLFTGLAKYDGVKQRILKSREFHQIAGRAGRAGYDTEGTVVIEAPEHEIENWRLRQRAGTDEKKLKKLRKKSAREGEVTWSEKTFERLTTAEPEPMVSQFRVSNSMLINVIARPGNGYEHLKNLLRGNHDTRAKQNRDILTALELFRGLVNAGIVVKAADGVDSEGRPYHLTEELQRDFALNQPLSPFALAAVTLLDREAESYTHDVISTYEAILDDPRQVLVAQQKAARGEEIAALKAEGVDYTERMAIIEDVTWPKPLAEELEDAFDTFAEGHPWVREFELSPKSVVRDMIEHAMTFSDLIATYGLARSEGVVLRYLTDAWRTLRQSVPQEAMTDQLDDVVEWLGELIKQVDSSLVDEWAHMSDDETPISKEALERELAFGVEDPSALTSNRRAFTIMVRNLMWRFVELFAYEKEDDLARLTEYLERDDRPDFGAAMDDYFDEYADLDTGMDARSTEYFHLTQDGRLWTVRQTIKDPEGDNSFAFVAVVDLDASDEAGEVRLTSLEIEQR
- a CDS encoding PAC2 family protein: MQDNQRRMYELEYPAPEVASGQHTGPTLIVALQGYADAGHAVEASADHLLAALDSRSVASFNNDELIDYRSRRPTVTMDNHQLTGIEDLSLGIRVLRDTKGKSFLLLSGPEPDLRWEAFTEAVADLAEKFEVDRTICLYSAPMAVPHTRPLVVSAHGNSVEMVRDMFTYDAKVIMPGSASMMIERALHKRGLNVAGYTAHVPHYLAASPYPAATHELLDAVARTSDLALPLRSLEQDSVRVTAQLTEQVEDSAEIQHVVHQLEQQYDEELERYRNAHPKAMLPGEQDMPTGDEIGEEFERFLATLDEQDNGPDLPDDDE